In Deltaproteobacteria bacterium, one DNA window encodes the following:
- a CDS encoding helix-turn-helix domain-containing protein, which yields MELAEIGKTIRAARQAHGLTQVRLARIAGISRGTLNGLETGMVKELGFQKLDTILNILGYELAPAAASPPGRSTRPWDPAARELLRRMARRYIWWQTPEASVKDPHRVIAQVMDLGTLEDFQEAAAILGKRRMAGVLNLAPPGWFHPKSWAFWNIALGRTTSGRIPPIPARRRDALPDPA from the coding sequence ATGGAGCTTGCGGAAATCGGGAAGACGATTCGCGCCGCGCGGCAAGCGCACGGCTTGACGCAGGTGCGTCTCGCAAGGATCGCCGGCATCTCCCGCGGGACCTTGAACGGCCTCGAAACAGGCATGGTCAAGGAACTCGGCTTCCAGAAGCTCGACACGATCCTGAACATCCTCGGATACGAACTCGCACCGGCGGCGGCCTCACCCCCTGGTCGCTCGACCCGGCCGTGGGATCCGGCCGCGCGCGAGCTCCTGCGAAGGATGGCCCGCCGCTACATCTGGTGGCAAACCCCGGAAGCATCCGTCAAGGATCCCCATCGGGTGATCGCCCAGGTCATGGACCTCGGCACCCTCGAGGACTTCCAGGAGGCGGCCGCCATCCTCGGGAAGCGCCGGATGGCGGGAGTCCTGAACCTTGCTCCCCCCGGCTGGTTCCACCCGAAGTCCTGGGCCTTCTGGAACATCGCATTGGGACGGACCACTTCCGGAAGAATTCCGCCGATCCCGGCGAGAAGGCGCGATGCCCTTCCCGACCCGGCTTGA
- a CDS encoding GNAT family N-acetyltransferase has protein sequence MSNVRLRSLHPDDLDRVSGIESRITGHSREGFLEKRFAAVAGSPDGFIACAASLDGKLAGYAIARIQEGEFGATDAVAVLDVVGIDPDAQGKGIGKAVLAEMERRMKARGIRILRTQVDWGSPAMIRFFSSTAFLLAPVQILERDTSPLREEIREVDYYETLSRDRVPVRSLSEDDLAAAVRIDRKLTGRVRSAYYAAKLREMLTESGIRVSLGAEEDGFVVGFVMARVDFGEFGKVDKAAILDTIGVHPGFAGSGIGHALLSQLFLNLATLQVETVLTQVSPENIDLQRFLYSCGFHPSQRLMLSKAISTS, from the coding sequence ATGTCCAACGTCCGACTCCGCTCGCTTCACCCGGACGATCTCGACCGGGTTTCCGGAATCGAGAGCCGGATCACCGGTCACTCCAGGGAAGGCTTCCTGGAGAAACGGTTCGCGGCGGTGGCGGGTTCACCGGACGGTTTCATCGCCTGCGCTGCTTCGCTGGACGGGAAACTCGCCGGATACGCGATCGCCAGGATCCAGGAAGGGGAATTCGGCGCCACGGACGCCGTGGCGGTCCTCGATGTCGTCGGCATCGACCCCGACGCGCAGGGGAAGGGGATCGGGAAAGCGGTGCTGGCCGAAATGGAGCGGCGGATGAAGGCGCGGGGGATCAGAATCTTGAGGACCCAGGTCGACTGGGGATCTCCCGCGATGATCCGCTTCTTCTCCTCGACGGCGTTCCTCCTCGCCCCCGTCCAGATTCTCGAGCGGGACACCTCCCCGTTGCGTGAGGAGATCAGGGAGGTCGACTACTACGAAACGTTGTCCCGCGACCGCGTCCCGGTGCGCTCGCTTTCGGAGGACGACCTCGCGGCCGCCGTCCGGATCGACCGGAAGCTCACCGGCCGGGTCCGTTCCGCCTATTACGCCGCGAAGCTTCGGGAGATGCTGACGGAATCCGGGATCCGGGTTTCGCTGGGGGCCGAGGAGGACGGGTTCGTCGTCGGATTCGTCATGGCGCGGGTCGACTTCGGAGAATTCGGCAAGGTCGACAAGGCCGCCATCCTGGACACCATCGGCGTTCACCCGGGCTTCGCAGGTTCCGGCATCGGGCACGCCCTGCTCTCCCAACTCTTCCTGAACCTCGCCACTCTCCAGGTCGAAACCGTGCTCACGCAGGTATCCCCGGAAAATATCGACCTGCAGCGCTTCCTGTACTCCTGCGGCTTCCACCCTTCCCAACGGCTGATGCTAAGTAAAGCAATTTCAACATCATAA
- the oah gene encoding 6-oxocyclohex-1-ene-1-carbonyl-CoA hydratase, producing MASTDEIINKSAPPHLVDHNLVGQDVESLCDGRVRYEKRPAKRRDGSTAEGLFNAWIVINNPKQYNSYTTDMVKALILAFRRASVDREVNAVVFTGAGDKAFCTGGNTKEYAEYYAGNPQEYRQYMRLFNDMVSSILGCDKPVVCRVNGMRIGGGQEIGMACDFTIAQDLANFGQAGPKHGSAAIGGATDFLPVMIGCEQAMVSGTLCEPFSAHKAARLGIVSGLAPALKVGGTFVANPTVITDRMLDEYGRVVQGDFKTGAAYKEGLAAIKGGEVDLSLLDAAVEELCAKLLETFPECMTKSLEELRKPKLNAWNANKENSRAWLALNMMNEARAGFRAFNEGTKETGREIDFVKLRQGLAGGIPWSEELIDGLIADLLARKSAR from the coding sequence ATGGCGTCGACGGACGAGATCATCAATAAAAGCGCGCCGCCCCACCTCGTCGATCACAATCTGGTCGGCCAGGATGTCGAGAGTCTCTGCGACGGCAGGGTCCGCTACGAGAAGCGTCCCGCGAAGCGCCGCGATGGCTCGACGGCCGAAGGGCTTTTCAACGCCTGGATCGTCATCAACAACCCGAAGCAGTACAACTCCTACACGACGGACATGGTCAAGGCGCTGATCCTCGCCTTCCGCCGGGCCTCCGTGGACCGCGAGGTGAACGCCGTGGTCTTCACCGGCGCCGGGGACAAGGCGTTCTGCACCGGCGGGAACACGAAGGAGTACGCGGAGTATTACGCCGGCAACCCGCAGGAGTACCGGCAGTACATGCGCCTGTTCAACGACATGGTCTCGTCCATCCTCGGCTGCGACAAGCCGGTGGTCTGCCGGGTGAACGGCATGCGGATCGGCGGGGGCCAGGAGATCGGGATGGCGTGCGACTTCACGATCGCGCAGGATCTGGCGAACTTCGGACAGGCCGGCCCGAAGCACGGCTCCGCGGCGATCGGCGGGGCCACCGACTTCCTTCCGGTGATGATCGGGTGCGAGCAGGCGATGGTTTCCGGAACCCTGTGCGAACCGTTCTCTGCCCACAAGGCCGCGCGGCTCGGGATCGTTTCCGGCCTGGCTCCGGCGCTGAAGGTCGGTGGGACGTTCGTCGCGAACCCGACCGTGATCACCGACCGGATGCTCGACGAGTACGGCCGTGTTGTCCAAGGCGACTTCAAGACCGGGGCGGCCTACAAGGAAGGCCTCGCCGCGATCAAGGGGGGCGAGGTCGATCTTTCCCTCCTCGACGCGGCGGTCGAGGAGCTGTGCGCGAAGCTGCTCGAGACGTTCCCCGAGTGCATGACGAAGAGCCTCGAGGAGCTCCGCAAGCCGAAATTGAACGCGTGGAACGCGAACAAGGAGAACTCCCGGGCATGGCTGGCCCTCAACATGATGAACGAGGCCCGTGCCGGATTCCGGGCCTTCAACGAGGGGACGAAGGAGACCGGCCGGGAGATCGATTTCGTGAAGCTGCGGCAGGGGCTGGCCGGGGGGATCCCCTGGAGCGAGGAGCTGATCGACGGCCTGATCGCCGACCTTCTCGCCCGGAAATCCGCCCGATGA
- the bcrC gene encoding benzoyl-CoA reductase subunit C, whose product MSTRPVGEIIAACEEIFEDLSFAKAREWKAAVPGRKVIGYMPVYVPREIVHAAGMLPLGILGGGADMEVIHGDAYYQSYICRIPRSTIEMAINGKLDFVDGMMFPSICDVIRNLSGIWKLLFKDKYVRYFDAPQNFREEVGGVFYANEMRELRDGLAKLGGREVSDDDIRRSIAVYNENRRWVNQVYDFRSDFPWKAPSAEVYLLMRAGMVLPPEEHTLLMREYLAAAEAANRPMRDNCRVVLTGAFCEQPPLNLIKSLEMSGCYIVDDDLMLVSRWLLTDVPTEGDPIENLSRAFLLHSAETAAKYEPDVAKKGSYLIDSVRKRKADGVIFAAPSFCDPALLDKPMIISRIEPLGIPYIHIQYAENSSQMQPIREQSGTFADSIKLWSAS is encoded by the coding sequence ATGAGCACGCGTCCGGTCGGAGAGATCATCGCCGCCTGCGAGGAGATCTTCGAGGACCTGAGCTTCGCGAAAGCGCGGGAATGGAAGGCCGCCGTCCCGGGGCGGAAGGTGATCGGGTACATGCCGGTTTACGTCCCGCGGGAGATCGTCCACGCCGCCGGGATGCTGCCGCTCGGGATCCTCGGGGGCGGGGCGGACATGGAGGTGATCCACGGGGACGCCTACTACCAGAGCTACATCTGCCGGATCCCCCGGTCGACCATCGAGATGGCGATCAACGGGAAGCTCGACTTCGTCGACGGGATGATGTTCCCCTCCATCTGCGACGTGATCCGGAACCTGAGCGGCATCTGGAAGCTCCTGTTCAAGGACAAGTACGTCCGGTACTTCGACGCGCCCCAGAACTTCCGGGAGGAGGTCGGCGGGGTCTTCTACGCGAACGAGATGCGGGAACTTCGGGACGGGCTGGCGAAACTCGGCGGCCGGGAGGTCTCCGACGACGACATACGCCGTTCGATCGCCGTGTACAACGAGAACCGCCGGTGGGTGAACCAGGTCTACGACTTCCGATCCGACTTCCCGTGGAAGGCGCCGTCCGCCGAGGTCTACCTGCTGATGCGGGCGGGGATGGTCCTCCCCCCCGAGGAGCACACGCTCCTGATGCGGGAGTACCTGGCCGCCGCCGAGGCCGCGAACCGTCCGATGCGCGACAACTGCCGGGTGGTGCTGACCGGGGCCTTCTGCGAACAACCGCCGCTGAACCTCATCAAGTCGCTCGAGATGTCCGGCTGCTACATCGTGGACGACGATCTCATGCTCGTCTCCCGCTGGCTTCTTACGGACGTCCCGACGGAGGGCGACCCGATCGAAAACCTCTCCCGGGCGTTCCTCCTCCACTCCGCGGAAACGGCGGCCAAGTACGAGCCGGACGTCGCCAAGAAGGGGAGCTACCTGATCGACTCCGTCCGGAAGCGGAAGGCCGACGGCGTCATCTTCGCGGCGCCGAGCTTCTGCGACCCCGCGCTCCTCGACAAGCCGATGATCATCTCCCGGATCGAGCCGCTCGGGATCCCCTACATCCACATCCAGTACGCCGAGAATTCGAGCCAGATGCAGCCGATCCGCGAACAGTCGGGCACCTTCGCCGACTCCATCAAACTGTGGAGCGCGTCATGA